A genomic stretch from Borrelia hispanica CRI includes:
- a CDS encoding variable large family protein, with amino-acid sequence MRKPLSLLVITTFLFNGCYLDDKFIVEGKDIFRGKGALIFNSVTNSILGDQKVQLPQEKDKIDSNVNSQDDYLASGWYKVSGFFGGLFLEGAQGEASSVSNLNGFAGGGLMRGIEQESNNFSVDFSEDFLSGMSGQNSSLISEEEYYSNNIYLLEDSYNSISGLSGQNSSSLVDEEDFDIEINPNDNRGKIKEYFGQLKNKLVTFNKGVNSASIDKMIAAVGKLADATGDNNIGIGEISDSSTKSSVISDRKSVQDMIVGIKTIIEIAEESGVKLYENKDIFDDIPVIASSNTTAIAVLNGGSGKSFNDGGVGVGAGSALVTEVNKANAWSMLDKIKNAKIASGIISEKDSNDAGELITGYTSDDKGASAKSNADLAAAVALKAMSKSGKFAAYKGAYNNNDDIAKVQEAAVNAVKKVLNVLDSIITQTLQRISK; translated from the coding sequence ATGAGAAAACCATTAAGTTTATTGGTTATTACTACTTTTTTATTTAACGGATGCTATTTGGATGATAAATTCATAGTCGAGGGTAAAGATATTTTTAGGGGCAAAGGTGCATTAATTTTTAATTCTGTGACCAATAGTATCTTAGGCGATCAAAAAGTTCAGTTACCACAAGAAAAGGATAAGATTGATTCAAATGTTAACAGTCAGGATGATTATCTTGCATCAGGATGGTATAAAGTAAGTGGATTTTTTGGAGGTTTATTTCTTGAAGGTGCACAAGGAGAAGCAAGTAGTGTAAGTAACTTAAATGGATTTGCTGGAGGTGGACTTATGAGAGGTATAGAACAAGAATCAAATAACTTTAGTGTTGATTTTTCTGAGGATTTTTTATCTGGCATGAGTGGACAAAATAGTAGTTTGATTAGTGAAGAGGAATATTATTCAAATAATATTTATTTATTGGAGGACTCTTATAACTCTATATCTGGTTTAAGTGGGCAAAATAGTAGTAGTTTGGTTGATGAAGAGGACTTTGATATAGAAATTAATCCTAATGATAATAGAGGTAAAATAAAGGAATACTTTGGTCAATTAAAAAATAAGTTGGTAACTTTTAATAAAGGAGTTAATAGTGCAAGTATTGACAAAATGATAGCCGCTGTAGGCAAATTAGCTGATGCTACTGGTGATAATAATATTGGTATTGGAGAAATTAGTGATAGCAGTACTAAGTCTTCTGTTATTTCTGATAGAAAAAGTGTTCAAGATATGATTGTAGGAATTAAAACAATAATTGAGATTGCAGAGGAATCTGGTGTAAAGCTTTATGAAAATAAAGATATTTTTGATGATATTCCTGTTATTGCATCAAGTAACACTACTGCAATTGCTGTGCTTAATGGTGGTAGTGGTAAGAGTTTTAATGATGGTGGTGTTGGTGTAGGGGCTGGTTCTGCGCTTGTTACAGAAGTAAATAAAGCAAATGCATGGTCAATGCTTGATAAGATAAAAAATGCTAAGATAGCAAGTGGCATTATTAGCGAAAAGGATTCTAATGATGCAGGAGAGTTGATTACTGGTTATACTAGTGATGATAAAGGTGCTAGTGCAAAAAGTAATGCAGACTTGGCAGCAGCTGTTGCATTGAAGGCAATGAGTAAGAGTGGTAAATTTGCAGCTTATAAGGGTGCCTATAATAATAATGATGATATTGCAAAAGTTCAAGAAGCAGCAGTTAATGCTGTTAAAAAGGTATTAAATGTGCTTGATTCAATTATTACTCAAACATTACAAAGAATAAGTAAATAA